One window from the genome of Aeromonas sp. FDAARGOS 1405 encodes:
- a CDS encoding DMT family transporter yields the protein MRSYLLLLAIGLLWGSQFIFMHQAVAELPPILVAAGRALCGSLTLGLLCLFMRLKSEHTPWRTYMLIALLDATIPFIMVAWGQQYVDSAIAAVVMGCIPFVTILAAPLFISGERITKTGLLSVIIGFAGVLTLFWPKLSQGMNAGLLGAMAILLGASCFAIGLLMIKRFAKDHPVVVARNILISSAIQLLLVAPFMVDLSSLTLPSTQALSAITVLGTLCTGLVYFLYMALIQKAGPTFASFSNYLVPLFGVMLGALFLGEQIHPTTGVALALILGSVAMNQWAQQRRVQREATLCQAS from the coding sequence ATGCGTAGCTATCTGTTATTGCTGGCCATTGGCCTGCTGTGGGGTTCCCAGTTCATTTTCATGCACCAGGCCGTTGCCGAGTTGCCCCCCATTCTGGTGGCTGCCGGTCGTGCCCTGTGCGGCAGCCTGACCCTGGGTCTGCTCTGCCTGTTCATGCGACTCAAGAGTGAGCACACCCCGTGGCGCACCTATATGCTGATCGCCCTGCTGGATGCCACCATCCCCTTCATCATGGTCGCCTGGGGCCAGCAATATGTGGATAGCGCCATCGCCGCCGTGGTCATGGGTTGTATCCCGTTTGTGACCATTCTGGCTGCACCGCTGTTTATTTCTGGTGAAAGAATCACCAAAACCGGACTGCTTTCCGTGATCATCGGCTTTGCCGGTGTACTCACCCTGTTCTGGCCGAAACTCTCCCAGGGCATGAACGCCGGTCTGCTCGGTGCCATGGCCATCCTGCTGGGTGCCAGCTGCTTCGCCATCGGTCTGCTGATGATCAAGCGCTTCGCCAAGGACCATCCGGTCGTGGTCGCCCGCAATATCCTGATCTCCTCGGCAATCCAGTTGCTGTTGGTCGCCCCCTTCATGGTTGACCTCAGCAGCCTGACCCTGCCGAGCACCCAGGCCCTGAGTGCGATCACCGTGCTGGGTACCCTCTGTACCGGTCTGGTCTACTTCCTCTACATGGCGCTGATCCAGAAGGCCGGCCCGACGTTCGCCTCCTTCAGCAACTATCTGGTGCCGCTGTTCGGCGTGATGCTGGGTGCCCTGTTCCTCGGCGAGCAGATCCACCCCACCACCGGCGTGGCCCTGGCCCTGATCCTCGGCTCGGTCGCCATGAACCAGTGGGCCCAGCAGCGTCGTGTACAGCGTGAGGCAACCCTATGTCAGGCATCCTGA
- a CDS encoding DUF6314 family protein codes for MMAEMEAAIQRLWARLPQVGAFSFTASNGEGSATDWSGRGEGRVQVTDHQGGWLFNEQGRYITPHGRELAMHNRFWWQRSERGIRLSHLRYEAPVELFELLPQGDGRWLTAEPHLCGADHYSAELTEIDGGFLLSWQISGPRKNERLSYRYLI; via the coding sequence ATGATGGCCGAGATGGAAGCGGCAATCCAGCGTTTATGGGCGCGATTGCCACAGGTCGGAGCATTTTCCTTCACCGCCAGCAATGGCGAGGGGTCGGCGACCGACTGGAGTGGTCGCGGCGAGGGGCGTGTGCAGGTGACCGATCATCAGGGGGGCTGGCTATTTAACGAGCAGGGCCGTTACATCACGCCTCATGGCAGGGAACTCGCCATGCACAACCGCTTCTGGTGGCAGCGTAGCGAACGGGGGATCCGTCTCTCCCATCTGCGTTATGAAGCGCCGGTCGAACTGTTCGAGTTGCTGCCACAAGGAGATGGCCGCTGGCTGACCGCCGAGCCCCATCTGTGCGGGGCGGATCACTACAGCGCCGAGTTGACCGAGATCGACGGTGGTTTTCTGCTGAGCTGGCAGATCAGCGGGCCGCGCAAGAACGAGCGACTCAGCTATCGCTATCTGATCTGA
- a CDS encoding carboxylate/amino acid/amine transporter — translation MNYLIGVTLLWSFSFSLIGVYLAGQVDAYFSVLTRIALASLVFLPFLRRRWLRPALAGKLMALGAIQLGIMYLFYYHSFLLLTVPEVLVFTIFTPIYVTLLHDLLEGRFKPTYLWGALLAVLGAAVIRFDGLTESYVLGFLVVQGANLCFALGQVGYKVLLAREAEQPPQLAVFGCFYLGALVIALPAWWLLGKPQYPTSGLQWGILLWLGVGASGLGYFLWNKGATLVTSGVLAIMNNALIPAGLLVNLLLWGKDTDLTRLTIGGLLMLASLWVCQRDKRGQP, via the coding sequence ATGAACTACTTGATAGGGGTCACCCTGCTCTGGTCATTCTCCTTCAGCCTGATCGGGGTCTACCTCGCTGGCCAGGTGGATGCCTACTTCTCGGTGCTGACCCGCATCGCCCTCGCCAGTCTGGTGTTTCTCCCCTTCCTGCGCCGCCGCTGGCTGCGACCCGCTCTGGCAGGCAAACTGATGGCTCTCGGTGCCATCCAGCTCGGCATCATGTATCTCTTCTACTACCACTCCTTCCTGCTGCTGACGGTACCGGAAGTGCTGGTCTTTACCATCTTCACCCCCATCTACGTCACCCTGCTCCACGATCTGCTGGAAGGGCGCTTCAAGCCCACCTATCTGTGGGGCGCCCTGCTGGCGGTGCTCGGGGCTGCCGTCATCCGCTTCGACGGCCTGACCGAAAGCTATGTGCTGGGATTTCTGGTGGTGCAGGGGGCCAACCTCTGTTTCGCCCTGGGTCAGGTGGGCTACAAGGTACTGCTGGCACGGGAGGCGGAGCAACCGCCGCAACTGGCTGTGTTCGGCTGCTTCTATCTGGGGGCGCTGGTGATCGCCCTGCCCGCCTGGTGGCTGCTGGGCAAGCCGCAATACCCAACGTCAGGGTTGCAGTGGGGCATTCTACTTTGGCTGGGGGTGGGAGCCTCCGGCCTCGGCTACTTCCTCTGGAACAAGGGGGCGACGCTGGTCACCAGCGGGGTGCTGGCCATCATGAACAATGCGCTCATTCCGGCCGGCTTGCTGGTCAATCTGCTGCTCTGGGGCAAGGATACCGACCTGACCCGACTGACCATCGGCGGCCTGCTGATGCTGGCCTCGCTCTGGGTCTGCCAGCGTGACAAGCGCGGCCAACCCTGA
- a CDS encoding sensor domain-containing diguanylate cyclase, which translates to MEMLKTPLVDVTARLDPGLLSDAMALLEAGIWSWSAQHGLQRDPSCLRLLGLGESWPDDLGWLDRVHPDDVARLEDALLACQSGRSSGLRLEYRILHHHGHYIRLEERMRRDERGYLLGVVRHLDPAAVLVEERHGTDPLTGLESRGRFEQLLEERLATESGTFSLLQFSVDHMAKIQQLFGEAACDAMLAKLARIVRHELRREDPFARWDEDGFILMLSQTERMSALEIAERLRLEIADASLLSQRPVTVSIGLVQSQAGEQLDHLLARLASCHSQARREHNTVVG; encoded by the coding sequence ATGGAAATGCTCAAGACACCTTTGGTCGATGTGACTGCCCGGCTTGATCCGGGTCTGCTGTCTGATGCCATGGCGCTGCTGGAGGCGGGGATCTGGAGCTGGTCAGCCCAACATGGACTGCAGCGTGATCCCTCCTGCCTGCGCCTGTTGGGATTGGGAGAGAGCTGGCCGGATGATCTTGGCTGGCTGGATCGGGTTCATCCCGACGATGTCGCCCGGCTGGAAGATGCCCTGCTCGCCTGCCAGAGCGGCCGCAGCAGCGGTCTGCGCCTCGAATACCGCATTTTGCATCATCACGGTCACTACATCCGGCTGGAAGAGCGGATGCGTCGCGATGAGCGGGGCTATCTGCTGGGGGTCGTCCGTCACCTCGATCCCGCTGCCGTGCTGGTGGAGGAGCGACATGGCACCGATCCGCTGACCGGACTGGAGAGCCGTGGCCGTTTCGAGCAACTGCTTGAAGAGCGGCTGGCCACCGAGAGCGGCACTTTCAGTCTGCTGCAGTTTTCGGTCGATCACATGGCCAAAATCCAGCAGTTGTTTGGTGAAGCTGCCTGCGACGCCATGCTGGCCAAGCTGGCGCGTATCGTGCGTCACGAACTGCGGCGGGAAGATCCCTTCGCCCGCTGGGATGAGGACGGTTTTATCCTGATGCTCTCCCAGACCGAGCGGATGAGTGCGCTGGAGATCGCCGAGCGGCTGCGCCTCGAGATTGCCGATGCCAGCCTGCTGTCACAGCGGCCGGTCACCGTCAGCATCGGGCTGGTGCAGAGTCAGGCTGGCGAGCAGCTCGATCATCTGCTGGCCCGGCTGGCCAGCTGTCACAGTCAGGCCAGACGGGAGCACAATACCGTTGTCGGCTGA
- a CDS encoding 3-deoxy-D-manno-octulosonic acid kinase yields MRVQTEHNQICWYAEGAFRDPSPQLFDPAWWQNNRQVVGTSIGRGVTWFVKDESRHLVLRHYYRGGMVGKVVRDRFWFEGVESSRAMAEYTLLAKLCELGLPVPRPFGARMVKQGPFYRADILIERIRGAKDMVALLKQGPVVTEVWHKIGQTVRQLHDAGVYHADLNSHNLLLDKEGKVWVIDFDKGAIRSPGEWQKANLERLLRSFNKESQLHTSFHFVPENWQTLMNGYQGKAL; encoded by the coding sequence ATGCGAGTACAGACCGAACACAACCAGATCTGCTGGTATGCCGAAGGGGCCTTTCGCGACCCATCTCCCCAGTTATTCGATCCTGCCTGGTGGCAGAACAACCGTCAGGTGGTGGGAACCTCCATCGGACGGGGAGTGACCTGGTTCGTCAAGGATGAGTCCCGCCATCTGGTGCTGCGCCACTACTATCGCGGCGGTATGGTGGGCAAGGTGGTGCGGGATCGCTTCTGGTTCGAAGGGGTCGAGTCGAGCCGCGCCATGGCCGAATACACCCTGCTGGCCAAGCTGTGCGAGCTGGGGCTGCCGGTGCCGCGTCCGTTTGGCGCCCGTATGGTCAAACAGGGCCCCTTCTATCGCGCCGATATCCTGATCGAGCGAATTCGCGGTGCCAAGGATATGGTGGCGCTGCTCAAGCAGGGGCCGGTGGTGACCGAGGTGTGGCACAAGATAGGTCAGACAGTGCGTCAGCTGCACGATGCCGGGGTCTATCACGCCGATCTCAACAGCCATAACCTGTTGCTCGATAAAGAGGGCAAGGTGTGGGTGATCGATTTTGACAAGGGGGCGATCCGCTCCCCCGGCGAATGGCAGAAGGCCAATCTGGAACGCTTGCTCCGTTCATTCAATAAAGAGTCTCAACTGCACACCAGTTTCCACTTCGTACCGGAGAACTGGCAGACCTTGATGAACGGGTATCAGGGAAAAGCGCTCTGA
- a CDS encoding glycosyltransferase family 9 protein yields the protein MPLFQTPPSSICILRLSAIGDCCHALALVRVIQREWPQTRITWITGKIEATLFADLPGVEVIPFDKSKGWRGYRDLWQTLKGRNFDALLHLQAAMRASIATLGIKAKVKLGFDRERANDGQWLFTNHKVPSPASPHVLDGFLAFAKELGIKDLTPDWQLPISAEHQAWAKEKTGGKPTLLICAAASKAFKNWTAAGYAALADHAASKGFQVYLCGGPAKLERDLAAEIRQLSQSKPVDLVGQTNLKQLLALIGEASLVLAPDTGPTHMATLVGTPVIGLYAHHNPARTGPYLCRDYVVSVYQELVEQETGKPLAELSWRTRLKDQEAMRKITSEQVIAAFDHLCADRQLP from the coding sequence ATGCCGCTATTTCAAACGCCTCCCTCATCCATCTGCATTCTGCGGCTCTCCGCCATCGGGGATTGCTGCCACGCACTGGCGCTGGTGCGCGTCATCCAGCGGGAGTGGCCACAGACCCGCATCACCTGGATCACCGGCAAAATCGAGGCAACCCTGTTTGCCGATCTGCCCGGCGTCGAGGTGATCCCCTTCGACAAGAGCAAGGGATGGCGCGGCTATCGCGATCTCTGGCAGACCCTCAAGGGGCGCAATTTCGATGCCCTGCTCCACCTGCAGGCGGCGATGCGGGCCAGCATCGCGACCCTCGGCATCAAGGCCAAGGTCAAACTCGGGTTTGATCGGGAGCGGGCCAACGACGGCCAGTGGCTGTTCACCAACCACAAGGTGCCATCCCCTGCCTCTCCCCACGTGCTGGACGGTTTCCTCGCCTTTGCCAAAGAGCTCGGCATCAAGGATCTGACCCCGGATTGGCAACTGCCCATCAGCGCCGAACACCAAGCCTGGGCAAAGGAGAAAACTGGCGGCAAACCGACCCTGCTGATCTGCGCCGCCGCCAGCAAGGCCTTCAAAAACTGGACGGCTGCGGGTTATGCCGCACTGGCGGATCACGCTGCCAGCAAGGGTTTTCAGGTCTATCTCTGTGGCGGGCCGGCCAAACTGGAGCGGGATCTGGCTGCCGAGATCCGGCAACTCAGCCAGAGCAAGCCGGTCGATCTGGTTGGCCAGACCAACCTCAAGCAGCTGTTGGCGCTGATTGGCGAGGCGAGTCTGGTACTGGCCCCCGATACCGGCCCCACCCACATGGCGACCCTGGTCGGCACGCCGGTGATCGGCCTCTATGCCCACCACAATCCTGCGCGCACCGGCCCCTATCTGTGCCGCGACTACGTGGTCAGCGTCTATCAGGAGCTGGTCGAGCAGGAGACCGGCAAGCCGCTGGCCGAATTGAGCTGGCGCACCCGCCTCAAGGATCAGGAGGCCATGCGAAAAATCACCAGCGAGCAGGTGATCGCCGCCTTCGACCACCTCTGTGCAGATCGTCAGCTGCCGTAA
- the gmk gene encoding guanylate kinase — MAQQGTLYIISSPSGAGKSSLLNALLTNHNQAGKMQLSVSHTTRATRPGEEHGVHYHFVQVEEFKALIERGDFLEWAEVFGNYYGTSRAAIEACLAKGIDVFLDIDWQGARQIREQMPTKSIFILPPSREELERRLIGRGQDSAEVIAGRMAKAIAEMVHYDEYDYVIINEDFEQALFQLRSIIECQRLEMRHQQQAQKNLLQQLLAE; from the coding sequence ATGGCGCAACAAGGCACTCTCTATATCATCTCCTCTCCGAGCGGCGCGGGTAAATCCAGTCTGCTCAATGCCTTGCTGACCAACCACAATCAAGCTGGCAAGATGCAGCTGTCGGTTTCCCACACCACTCGCGCCACCCGCCCGGGCGAAGAGCACGGCGTCCACTACCACTTCGTCCAGGTGGAAGAGTTCAAGGCGCTGATCGAACGCGGTGATTTTCTGGAGTGGGCCGAAGTGTTCGGCAACTACTACGGCACCTCACGCGCCGCCATCGAAGCCTGTCTGGCCAAGGGGATCGACGTATTCCTCGACATCGACTGGCAAGGTGCCCGCCAGATCCGCGAGCAGATGCCGACCAAATCCATTTTCATCCTGCCCCCCAGCCGCGAAGAGCTGGAACGCCGCCTGATTGGGCGCGGTCAGGACAGCGCCGAAGTGATTGCCGGCCGGATGGCGAAAGCCATTGCCGAAATGGTGCACTACGACGAGTATGACTATGTCATTATCAATGAAGACTTCGAGCAGGCGCTGTTCCAGCTCAGGTCCATTATTGAGTGCCAACGGCTGGAGATGCGTCACCAGCAACAGGCTCAAAAAAACTTGCTGCAACAGCTACTGGCAGAGTAA
- the rpoZ gene encoding DNA-directed RNA polymerase subunit omega, with product MARVTVEDAVKQVGNRFDLVLVAARRARQIAVQGKDPLVDEENDKPTVIALREIELGLVNNQVMDTQDRYEQQEQEAAELAAVAAIAEGRG from the coding sequence ATGGCACGCGTTACTGTAGAAGATGCTGTAAAACAGGTAGGTAACCGTTTTGACCTGGTGCTGGTCGCCGCGCGCCGCGCTCGTCAAATCGCGGTACAAGGCAAAGATCCCCTGGTCGACGAAGAGAACGACAAGCCGACTGTGATCGCCCTGCGTGAGATCGAGCTGGGTCTGGTGAACAATCAAGTGATGGACACCCAGGACCGCTACGAACAGCAAGAGCAGGAAGCCGCCGAGCTGGCTGCCGTTGCTGCCATCGCCGAAGGCCGCGGTTAA
- the spoT gene encoding bifunctional GTP diphosphokinase/guanosine-3',5'-bis pyrophosphate 3'-pyrophosphohydrolase: MYLFENLKEIASSYLPPEQVEKLKQAYVVARDAHQGQMRSSGEPYITHPVAVARILGDMRLDHETLMAAVLHDVIEDTPITKADLAEQFGDAVAELVAGVSKLDKLKFRDRKEAQAENFRKMVMAMTQDIRVILIKLADRTHNMRTLGSLRPDKRRRIARETLEIFAPIANRLGIHTMKNELEELGFEALYPMRSRVLRESVRRARGNRREIIDSIQSEISGRLKEAGIEHQVSGREKNLFSIYNKMEKKELQFHEVMDIYAFRVKVKDIDTCYRVLGQMHSLYKPRPGRFKDYIAIPKTNGYQSLHTSLVGPHGVPVEVQIRTEFMDQMADKGVAAHWAYKQDGDSSGTTAQIRAQRWMQSLLELQQSAGSSFEFIEGVKTDLFPDEIYVFTPEGRIMELPAGATPVDFAYTVHTDIGHACVGSRVDRHPYPLSSPLHSGQTVEIITAPGARPNAAWLNFVVTTKARSKIRQFLKNLRTEESVVLGRRLLNHALGAKNIEDIPEPRIKQVLADTKHENLQGLLADVGLGNAMSVMVARRMLGDELPPEEQPKSSSKKMPIKGADGMLVTFANCCRPIPGDAIIAHISPGKGLVIHQEACRNIKGYSKEPDKYLPVQWEVDKEQEQEFRTGISIEIVNHQGALAELANVIAATGANIHAISTEEKDGRVYQVSLLITTKSRIHLANIMRKIRVMPNVLKVSRQKN, from the coding sequence TTGTATTTATTTGAAAACCTTAAAGAAATAGCCAGTTCCTACCTGCCACCAGAGCAGGTTGAGAAGCTCAAGCAAGCCTATGTGGTGGCCCGTGATGCCCACCAGGGTCAGATGCGTTCCAGTGGCGAACCCTACATCACCCACCCTGTGGCCGTTGCCCGAATCCTGGGCGACATGCGCCTCGATCATGAAACCCTGATGGCCGCCGTGCTGCACGATGTCATCGAGGATACTCCGATCACCAAGGCCGATCTGGCCGAACAGTTTGGCGATGCGGTCGCCGAGCTGGTGGCCGGGGTCTCCAAGCTCGACAAGCTGAAGTTTCGCGATCGCAAAGAGGCTCAGGCCGAGAACTTCCGCAAGATGGTGATGGCGATGACCCAGGATATCCGGGTCATTCTGATCAAGCTGGCCGACCGCACCCACAATATGCGCACCTTGGGCTCGCTGCGGCCGGACAAGCGCCGCCGCATTGCCCGGGAAACCCTCGAAATCTTCGCCCCAATAGCCAACCGCCTCGGTATTCACACCATGAAGAACGAGCTGGAAGAGCTGGGCTTCGAGGCGCTCTATCCGATGCGATCGCGGGTATTGCGCGAATCGGTGCGCCGCGCCCGTGGCAATCGCCGCGAGATCATCGACTCCATCCAGAGCGAAATCAGCGGTCGCCTGAAAGAGGCGGGGATCGAACATCAGGTCAGTGGCCGCGAGAAGAATCTGTTCTCCATCTACAACAAAATGGAGAAAAAAGAGCTGCAATTTCATGAGGTAATGGATATCTACGCCTTTCGGGTCAAGGTGAAGGACATAGATACCTGTTACCGGGTGCTGGGGCAGATGCACAGCCTCTACAAACCGCGCCCCGGCCGCTTCAAGGATTACATCGCCATCCCAAAGACAAACGGCTACCAGTCGCTGCACACCTCGCTGGTGGGGCCGCACGGGGTACCGGTCGAGGTGCAAATTCGCACCGAGTTCATGGATCAGATGGCCGACAAAGGGGTTGCTGCCCACTGGGCCTACAAGCAGGATGGCGACAGCTCGGGCACCACGGCCCAGATCCGCGCCCAGCGCTGGATGCAGAGCCTGCTGGAATTGCAGCAGAGCGCCGGCAGCTCCTTTGAATTTATCGAAGGGGTCAAAACCGACCTCTTCCCCGACGAGATCTACGTGTTCACGCCGGAGGGACGCATCATGGAGCTGCCCGCTGGCGCCACGCCGGTGGACTTTGCCTATACGGTGCACACCGACATCGGCCACGCCTGCGTCGGTTCGCGGGTCGACCGCCACCCCTACCCGCTCAGCAGCCCGCTACACTCGGGCCAGACGGTGGAGATCATCACGGCGCCGGGGGCTCGCCCCAATGCAGCCTGGCTCAACTTCGTGGTGACCACCAAGGCTCGCTCCAAGATCCGCCAGTTCCTCAAGAACCTGCGCACCGAAGAGTCGGTGGTGCTGGGTCGCCGCCTGCTCAACCATGCGCTGGGCGCCAAGAATATCGAAGACATCCCCGAGCCGCGCATCAAGCAGGTGCTCGCCGATACCAAACATGAGAATCTGCAGGGACTGCTGGCCGATGTGGGCCTCGGCAACGCCATGAGTGTCATGGTGGCGCGCCGCATGCTGGGGGATGAACTGCCGCCGGAAGAGCAACCCAAGTCCAGCAGCAAGAAGATGCCGATCAAGGGTGCCGACGGCATGCTGGTCACCTTCGCCAACTGCTGCCGCCCCATCCCGGGAGATGCCATTATCGCCCATATCAGTCCGGGCAAGGGTCTGGTGATCCACCAGGAAGCCTGCCGCAACATCAAGGGCTACAGCAAGGAGCCGGACAAGTACCTGCCAGTGCAGTGGGAAGTGGACAAGGAGCAGGAGCAGGAGTTCCGCACCGGTATCAGCATCGAGATCGTCAACCATCAGGGTGCGCTGGCCGAGCTGGCCAACGTGATTGCCGCCACCGGCGCCAACATTCACGCCATCAGCACCGAAGAGAAGGATGGCCGGGTCTATCAGGTCAGCCTGCTCATCACAACCAAGAGCCGCATCCACCTGGCCAACATCATGCGCAAGATCCGCGTGATGCCCAACGTGCTCAAGGTGAGCCGACAGAAGAACTGA